One part of the Amphiura filiformis chromosome 5, Afil_fr2py, whole genome shotgun sequence genome encodes these proteins:
- the LOC140152152 gene encoding melatonin receptor type 1B-A-like produces the protein MSPVSYSSNSTLEEGTSNISMIAQYIFIVWYSFNSIAGALGNALVIICICTSKKLQTFTNAFVMNLSIADVLVCTVCMPVEIYFFAHRQDGGCIQQQKHPNLCFVIGILIIGLCSVSIFSLASISFNRYLLIVHGANIYRKIFNRRFIPLVIACSYLWGCSVLLPPFFGWGGFGYNTAKGMCDYDHDTPSNYEMYTICFSIGAPLIITFMCYMQIFVTVRKSRLRVAQHELIVNRKEERRKKDLKLTKDLFIIFGMFCFCVLPYMLAEFIDHEYHLLSIEYHLFATEFIDHEYHLLSIEYHLFASILVASNSTWNPFLYAWRNRDFRNAMKRVLSFKILRSWESENTSVSTM, from the exons ATGTCACCAGTTAGTTATAGCAGCAATAGTACTTTGGAGGAAGGAACTAGTAATATATCAATGATTGCTCAGTATATTTTTATAGTTTGGTATTCCTTCAATTCCATTGCAGGTGCACTTGGCAATGCTCTGGTTATTATTTGTATTTGCACTTCGAAAAAACTCCAAACATTTACTAACGCTTTCGTTATGAATCTAAGCATAGCAGATGTACTTGTATGCACTGTTTGTATGCCGGTAGAAATCTACTTCTTTGCACATCGTCAGGATGGTGGCTGCATTCAgcaacaaaaacacccaaatctTTGTTTCGTAATAGGAATCTTAATCATTGGTTTATGCTCTGTGTCTATATTTTCGTTAGCATCGATTTCGTTCAATCGGTATCTTCTGATTGTGCACGGTGCAAACATTTACCGAAAGATCTTCAACAGACGGTTTATTCCTCTGGTGATTGCCTGTAGTTATTTGTGGGGTTGCAGTGTTCTCTTACCTCCATTCTTCGGCTGGGGAGGTTTTGGATACAACACAGCTAAAGGAATGTGTGATTATGATCACGATACGCCATCAAATTACGAGATGTACACAATATGTTTTTCTATCGGTGCACCATTgataataacttttatgtgttACATGCAAATTTTTGTAACGGTTCGAAAATCCAGACTTCGTGTAGCTCAACACGAATTGATCGTCAATCGAAAGGAGGAGCGTCGAAAGAAAGACCTGAAACTAACTAAagatttattcatcatttttgggATGTTTTGCTTTTGTGTTTTGCCATACATGTTAGCGGAATTTATAGATCACGAGTATCATCTACTTAGCATTGAATATCATTTATTTGCGA CGGAATTTATAGATCACGAGTATCATCTACTTAGCATTGAATATCATTTATTTGCGAGTATTCTAGTTGCATCGAATTCAACTTGGAATCCTTTCCTGTATGCTTGGAGGAATCGAGATTTTCGGAATGCAATGAAAAGAGTGTTGTCATTCAAAATACTTCGATCGTGGGAATCAGAAAACACGTCTGTATCTACTATGTAG